From a region of the Methanolobus tindarius DSM 2278 genome:
- a CDS encoding NifB/NifX family molybdenum-iron cluster-binding protein, translating to MMKLCIPSMGQNGMEDTVGQHFGKVPYYTLYDTETRESSVISNTSEHNGGTGLPPEIMAKENVDVMLCGGLGKKAVDMFEQYGIDVFIGATGSIQDAVAAWEASKLSKATRDNSCAGHGHDHDHDGHCH from the coding sequence ATGATGAAATTATGTATACCTTCAATGGGACAAAATGGAATGGAAGATACAGTCGGTCAGCACTTTGGAAAAGTACCTTACTACACATTGTATGATACGGAAACAAGGGAATCTTCAGTAATATCAAACACAAGCGAGCACAACGGTGGAACAGGTCTTCCTCCTGAGATTATGGCAAAAGAAAATGTTGATGTAATGCTCTGTGGCGGTCTTGGGAAGAAGGCTGTAGATATGTTTGAGCAGTATGGTATCGATGTATTTATCGGTGCTACAGGCAGTATCCAGGATGCTGTTGCTGCATGGGAAGCAAGCAAGCTTTCAAAGGCAACACGTGACAACTCATGTGCAGGTCACGGTCATGACCACGATCATGACGGTCACTGCCATTAA
- a CDS encoding metal ABC transporter solute-binding protein, Zn/Mn family, translating into MKKISMVLITLLLMGVVLTAGCVDEDSSTDVVSDSDAVSDTYPIVVGVSIVPQQEFVEKIAGDNVEVVVMVPPGASPHSYEPTPSQLTALSNAKMYAMVGSGITVEDTMIDKLADLNSDMLIVDCSEGITLTEMAAHSHDEEEEHDHEGETEEEEHDHEAETQEEEHDHEADEEEHDHEEESLDPHIWTSPDNVEIMVENIYQGLVEVDPANQETYLANKNAYLEELHELDEQIQSTLEGKEGSSFMVYHPAWGYFARHYGITQVAVEIEGKEPSVQDMQSVIDLANEEGIKVIFVQSGFSTVSAEAIASEIDGEVVEVDPLAKDYIDNLAKVAEAFEKGLA; encoded by the coding sequence ATGAAGAAAATAAGTATGGTATTAATTACACTCCTTTTAATGGGAGTTGTTCTGACTGCCGGGTGTGTAGATGAAGACAGTTCTACAGATGTTGTGTCCGATTCGGATGCCGTATCTGATACGTATCCAATTGTTGTGGGAGTTAGTATTGTCCCACAGCAGGAATTTGTAGAAAAGATTGCAGGTGACAACGTAGAAGTTGTGGTAATGGTTCCTCCGGGAGCAAGTCCTCACTCTTATGAACCAACGCCAAGCCAACTTACAGCTCTCAGCAATGCAAAAATGTATGCGATGGTAGGTTCTGGAATCACAGTGGAAGACACTATGATAGATAAACTTGCAGATCTGAATTCCGATATGCTCATTGTTGATTGTTCAGAAGGAATCACTCTAACTGAAATGGCAGCTCACAGCCATGATGAGGAAGAAGAGCATGACCACGAAGGTGAAACTGAAGAGGAAGAGCACGATCATGAAGCTGAAACCCAAGAAGAGGAGCATGATCATGAAGCTGATGAGGAAGAACACGATCATGAGGAAGAAAGCCTCGATCCACATATATGGACCTCACCTGATAATGTAGAAATAATGGTTGAGAACATTTATCAGGGACTTGTTGAAGTCGATCCTGCTAATCAGGAAACCTATCTTGCCAACAAGAATGCATATCTTGAAGAGCTGCATGAGCTTGATGAGCAGATCCAGTCTACACTAGAAGGTAAAGAAGGTAGCAGCTTTATGGTCTACCATCCTGCATGGGGATACTTTGCCAGGCACTACGGAATAACACAGGTTGCTGTTGAGATAGAAGGTAAAGAACCAAGTGTCCAGGACATGCAATCTGTTATTGATCTGGCAAATGAGGAAGGCATTAAGGTCATTTTCGTGCAGTCAGGTTTTAGTACTGTCAGTGCAGAAGCTATAGCAAGTGAGATTGACGGAGAGGTAGTTGAGGTCGATCCGCTAGCAAAGGATTATATAGATAATCTTGCAAAGGTAGCAGAAGCGTTTGAAAAAGGACTGGCTTAA
- a CDS encoding metal ABC transporter permease, with protein sequence MLEILQYDFMRNAILAAILASVACGIIGVYVVVKKIVFISGGITHASFGGIGLGYYLGINPLFGLIPFSLLSAVVMGLVSKRAKVAEDTAIGILWSLGMAIGIILIYWTPGYAPDLMTYLFGNILTVPMSDIYLMLGLDVVIIFVVYAYYKHFMALCFDEEFTTVSGLSAEKLYLLLLCLIALTIVLLIKVVGIILIIALLTMPASLSRHYTNNLGKMMYLAIIFGVLFSLAGLFLSYLFDAPSGATIILSMSTVYILHFLYDGLKPKIVSD encoded by the coding sequence ATGCTTGAAATACTCCAGTATGACTTCATGAGGAATGCAATTTTAGCCGCAATTCTTGCCAGTGTTGCGTGTGGTATAATCGGTGTTTATGTCGTTGTGAAAAAGATTGTTTTTATCAGTGGGGGAATTACACATGCTTCTTTTGGTGGAATTGGTCTGGGTTACTATCTCGGGATTAATCCTTTATTTGGCCTGATACCGTTCAGTCTTTTGTCTGCAGTTGTTATGGGTCTTGTAAGCAAACGTGCAAAAGTGGCCGAAGATACTGCAATAGGCATTCTGTGGTCTCTTGGAATGGCCATTGGTATTATTCTTATTTACTGGACTCCGGGCTATGCACCGGATCTTATGACATACCTTTTTGGTAATATTCTGACAGTTCCGATGTCTGATATATATTTGATGCTGGGACTGGATGTCGTAATTATATTTGTTGTCTATGCATATTATAAGCATTTCATGGCTCTTTGTTTTGATGAGGAATTCACCACAGTCTCCGGGCTGTCAGCAGAAAAGCTGTATCTGCTTCTTCTTTGCCTTATAGCACTTACAATAGTACTTCTGATCAAAGTAGTTGGTATCATTCTGATAATTGCACTTCTGACAATGCCGGCATCACTAAGCAGGCACTATACTAACAATCTTGGAAAGATGATGTACCTGGCAATTATTTTTGGTGTCCTTTTCAGTCTGGCAGGACTCTTCCTTTCATACCTGTTTGATGCACCTTCCGGAGCCACCATTATACTTTCAATGTCAACAGTTTATATACTGCATTTCCTGTATGATGGGCTTAAACCAAAAATAGTCTCAGATTAG
- a CDS encoding MBL fold metallo-hydrolase — MLIQQIFTEKIAHSSYILAGDKTCAIIDPRRDIDIYINITRELGIKITHILETHLHADFISGHIDLSKRTGAPIYAPEKAKCDFKHIPLSEGDSIEIEDIKLDIVETPGHTPEHISYIVTDTTRGKEPVAVFCGDTMFVGDVGRAMASKRSSTMGYEKKFNYALLIDDRPEFIESLTNNMPSAPDHFSRCTEINRIGPELLKRLKIPEALNNVEFKNKMENALVLDVRSFESFGGQHIPNSYNIDINSNFPTYAGWLIPPEKNIILVSDNYTQAFDACQQLHRVGLDKIQGYLEEGMYGWVTEGFNAKHVPQISAPELNERIHRGEKMIIVDVRERSEYDDFHIEGAVNIPVHELRERYTELNPEAETVLICGSGQRSGMGCSLLLRHGFKNVMNAAGGMTGYAAAGFGKECPMCVLPWAPFRNK; from the coding sequence ATGTTAATACAACAAATATTTACTGAAAAAATAGCGCATAGTTCCTACATACTGGCAGGAGACAAAACCTGTGCGATAATCGATCCAAGACGAGATATTGACATATACATCAATATTACAAGAGAACTTGGAATTAAAATTACGCACATCCTTGAAACTCACCTGCATGCAGATTTTATTTCAGGACACATAGATCTTTCTAAAAGGACAGGTGCTCCAATATACGCTCCTGAAAAAGCAAAATGCGATTTTAAGCATATCCCCCTCTCAGAAGGAGATTCTATTGAAATAGAAGACATAAAACTTGATATTGTAGAAACTCCAGGCCACACACCTGAACACATATCCTACATAGTTACAGACACAACGAGGGGAAAAGAACCTGTGGCAGTTTTCTGCGGCGATACGATGTTTGTAGGAGATGTAGGAAGGGCAATGGCATCAAAAAGAAGCAGCACAATGGGGTATGAAAAAAAATTCAACTACGCACTTCTGATAGATGACAGGCCGGAATTTATAGAATCGCTTACAAATAACATGCCTTCCGCACCTGATCACTTTAGCAGGTGTACGGAAATTAACCGCATAGGACCGGAATTATTAAAGAGGCTGAAAATCCCTGAAGCCCTGAACAATGTAGAATTCAAGAATAAAATGGAAAATGCATTAGTTCTTGATGTCCGCAGCTTTGAGTCCTTTGGAGGACAGCATATCCCGAACTCCTACAATATCGATATAAATTCAAATTTCCCCACCTATGCAGGATGGCTCATACCCCCTGAAAAAAATATAATTCTTGTTTCAGACAATTATACACAGGCTTTTGATGCATGCCAGCAACTGCATCGTGTTGGACTTGACAAAATCCAGGGATACCTGGAAGAGGGAATGTACGGATGGGTAACAGAAGGATTTAATGCAAAGCACGTCCCCCAGATATCTGCACCGGAGCTGAATGAGAGAATACACAGAGGAGAGAAAATGATAATAGTAGATGTAAGGGAAAGATCAGAATATGATGATTTCCACATCGAAGGAGCTGTGAATATCCCGGTGCACGAATTAAGAGAAAGATATACCGAACTTAACCCGGAAGCTGAAACCGTTCTCATATGCGGATCAGGCCAGAGATCAGGAATGGGATGCAGCCTCTTACTCAGGCATGGTTTTAAAAATGTCATGAATGCTGCAGGAGGAATGACAGGCTATGCAGCAGCAGGATTTGGAAAGGAATGCCCAATGTGTGTCCTCCCCTGGGCACCTTTCAGGAATAAGTGA
- a CDS encoding YcaO-related McrA-glycine thioamidation protein: MPEINIDRSISFMDGTQRVLDENSTLEKTKDNLKSIGVTRIASITDLDRLGIPVFSSIRPSAAEGAISVYSGKGSNETQARISSMMEGFERCLAEKSGINENVKDEIKAIHVVESYENLIKENQVVSPQSLIIAESYNPTALIEWVQGWDLLKNEEPFVPANSVYHPYEAPGRTLKLFRSNTNGLAAGNTIEEAIFHGLLEVIERDALSIAEFTRNPGKEIILTEEDGENYEILRKFTDNEVDVKIWALNHDTDITTVVVATDDVRLKDAALLVMGAGTHLKPEIAVRRALTEAAQSRVVQIHGAREDTDREGFVRDIGYDRIKRMNKYWYADGEKVSVSELKDLSKTTPAESIDVIDEQLKKVTDSAIVVDLSRESIPVPVVRVIIPTFEMYTLDRERVGNRVKSGPRKKMAPHERPWRKGRRK, encoded by the coding sequence ATGCCAGAGATAAACATTGACAGATCGATTAGCTTCATGGACGGTACCCAGCGAGTGCTTGATGAAAACAGCACCCTTGAGAAAACAAAAGATAATCTCAAAAGCATAGGTGTCACCAGAATAGCCAGCATTACCGATCTGGACAGACTTGGCATACCCGTTTTTTCATCAATCAGACCAAGTGCAGCAGAGGGGGCTATCTCAGTCTATTCCGGCAAAGGAAGCAATGAGACACAGGCGAGAATTTCATCCATGATGGAAGGTTTTGAACGTTGCCTTGCTGAAAAAAGCGGCATAAATGAAAACGTAAAGGATGAAATTAAAGCAATTCACGTAGTAGAGAGTTATGAAAATCTCATCAAAGAGAATCAGGTTGTAAGCCCACAGTCCCTGATCATAGCTGAAAGTTACAACCCAACCGCCCTTATAGAATGGGTACAGGGCTGGGACCTTTTGAAAAATGAAGAGCCTTTTGTTCCTGCTAATTCAGTGTATCACCCTTATGAAGCACCCGGAAGAACATTAAAACTTTTCAGAAGCAATACTAATGGGCTTGCTGCAGGCAATACCATTGAAGAAGCAATATTCCATGGATTGCTTGAAGTGATTGAAAGAGATGCACTGAGTATTGCGGAATTTACCAGAAACCCAGGTAAAGAGATAATTCTCACAGAAGAAGACGGAGAAAATTATGAAATTCTTCGCAAGTTCACAGATAATGAAGTTGACGTTAAAATATGGGCACTTAACCATGACACCGATATAACAACTGTTGTTGTTGCTACAGATGATGTGAGACTCAAAGATGCTGCACTTCTGGTAATGGGAGCAGGCACACATCTCAAACCTGAAATCGCAGTAAGAAGAGCACTCACAGAAGCTGCTCAATCAAGGGTTGTACAGATACACGGTGCCCGTGAAGATACAGACCGCGAAGGGTTTGTCAGGGATATAGGGTACGACAGGATAAAGCGCATGAATAAATACTGGTACGCGGATGGAGAGAAAGTTTCAGTCTCCGAACTGAAAGACCTGTCAAAAACCACACCTGCTGAGAGTATTGATGTAATAGATGAGCAACTCAAAAAAGTTACAGACTCTGCTATTGTTGTTGACCTTTCCCGCGAAAGCATACCAGTCCCGGTTGTAAGGGTAATAATTCCTACATTTGAAATGTACACACTTGATAGGGAAAGAGTTGGTAACAGGGTAAAGTCCGGACCAAGAAAGAAAATGGCTCCACATGAAAGACCATGGAGAAAAGGACGCAGAAAATGA
- a CDS encoding TfuA-related McrA-glycine thioamidation protein, which translates to MSARTEVLIFAGSSISHEDAAKILDATYWPPISRGDIGKAASEGYKIIGIIDGIFFSRAAAAHKEIINVIKDGVTVIGGCSMGALRASELDIHGMEGVGTVYEWYRDGVIEDDDEVAVATNPDTFESVSSPMVNIRETLKAANSAGIIDDDECRLIIQLAKKTHYTERSYFGISRTAEKEGIISKEKAERLLQFCKENERDIKREDAILVLKKIKEIISEF; encoded by the coding sequence ATGAGTGCCAGAACAGAAGTTCTCATATTTGCAGGTTCCAGCATCAGTCATGAAGATGCAGCAAAAATCCTTGATGCCACATACTGGCCACCCATATCAAGAGGAGATATTGGTAAAGCTGCCAGTGAAGGATACAAAATAATAGGCATCATAGATGGCATCTTTTTTAGCAGGGCAGCCGCAGCCCACAAAGAGATTATAAATGTAATAAAAGATGGAGTTACCGTCATCGGTGGCTGCAGTATGGGAGCCCTGAGGGCATCAGAACTTGATATTCATGGAATGGAAGGAGTAGGGACAGTCTACGAGTGGTACAGGGATGGAGTTATCGAAGACGATGACGAGGTTGCTGTTGCCACAAATCCTGATACATTCGAATCAGTTTCCAGCCCCATGGTAAATATAAGGGAAACACTAAAAGCTGCAAACTCTGCAGGCATCATTGATGATGATGAATGCAGGCTTATAATACAGCTTGCAAAAAAAACCCATTACACAGAAAGAAGCTATTTTGGAATCTCAAGAACAGCAGAAAAAGAAGGAATAATATCAAAAGAAAAGGCTGAAAGGCTCCTTCAGTTCTGTAAAGAAAATGAACGTGACATCAAAAGAGAAGATGCCATTCTTGTTCTTAAAAAGATAAAAGAGATCATTTCAGAGTTCTAA
- a CDS encoding ATP-binding protein: protein MKIAIASGKGGTGKTTVAVNFALAMGDAQLFDCDVEEPNCNLFLGLDLEKQEDVTICIPEIDTEKCSLCGSCAEFCRYNAIAKLPQRVMVFPKLCHGCGGCQIVCPENVISEIKRPIGVIEKGVDPDSGISFFQGTLEIGEPMATPIIKRLQAHIDKSVVAVVDSPPGTACPVIATVGDMDYCVLVTEPTPFGLNDLILAVEVVRQLEVPFGVIINRHGSGDSRVEDYCLSEDIPVLMKIPYNREMAVLYSEGIPFVQRMPQWKETFRALYRDICSIYSKNASDSSGKFVSGVNS, encoded by the coding sequence ATGAAAATAGCTATCGCAAGCGGTAAAGGTGGCACCGGAAAAACCACAGTTGCTGTGAACTTTGCCCTTGCGATGGGCGATGCCCAGCTCTTTGACTGTGACGTTGAAGAACCAAATTGCAATCTTTTTTTAGGTCTGGATCTTGAAAAACAGGAAGATGTCACTATCTGTATTCCTGAAATTGATACTGAAAAGTGTAGCCTTTGCGGAAGCTGCGCAGAATTCTGCCGCTATAATGCAATAGCAAAACTTCCTCAACGTGTCATGGTTTTTCCAAAACTTTGTCACGGTTGTGGTGGGTGCCAGATAGTCTGTCCTGAAAATGTAATTTCAGAGATCAAAAGACCAATAGGGGTAATTGAAAAAGGAGTTGATCCCGACTCTGGAATTAGTTTTTTTCAGGGAACACTTGAAATTGGTGAACCAATGGCTACTCCGATTATAAAGCGGTTACAGGCACACATAGATAAAAGTGTGGTTGCTGTCGTCGACTCTCCTCCGGGGACTGCATGTCCTGTTATAGCAACTGTGGGAGATATGGATTACTGTGTGCTTGTAACTGAGCCTACTCCATTTGGACTAAACGACCTGATTCTTGCTGTGGAAGTTGTAAGGCAACTGGAAGTTCCATTCGGTGTTATTATCAATCGGCATGGTTCCGGCGATAGCCGTGTGGAAGATTATTGTCTTTCAGAGGACATTCCTGTTCTGATGAAGATTCCTTACAACAGGGAAATGGCAGTTCTCTATTCGGAAGGCATTCCCTTTGTGCAACGAATGCCGCAGTGGAAAGAAACTTTCAGGGCTTTATATCGTGATATTTGTTCTATCTATTCAAAAAATGCATCTGATTCATCGGGTAAGTTCGTTTCAGGGGTGAACAGTTAA
- a CDS encoding metal ABC transporter ATP-binding protein — protein MENVIDLKDVWVSYDNVRVLESVNLTVKDKDFLAIIGPNGGGKSTLLKVILGLIKPDKGSVTLLGGRPAKTRKDVGYVPQYHSSNLDFPVTVWDVVLMGRLSHKGPLQRYNDEDRNAALEALKTVGMLDFKDRQIGELSGGQKQRVFIARSLVTKPKLLILDEPSTGIDSRMQKEFYELLNKLKSQIAIVMVTHDISAVSVYVDKIGCLNRKFHYHDDKEISPHDLEVSYQCPVELIAHGVPHRVLKEH, from the coding sequence ATGGAAAATGTGATTGATCTTAAGGATGTATGGGTAAGTTATGATAATGTCAGGGTTCTTGAGTCAGTGAACCTTACTGTAAAGGATAAAGATTTCCTGGCTATCATCGGTCCCAACGGAGGAGGCAAAAGCACTCTTCTAAAAGTCATCCTTGGATTGATCAAACCTGATAAAGGTTCTGTAACTTTATTGGGTGGCAGACCCGCAAAAACCAGAAAGGATGTGGGTTATGTCCCCCAATATCACTCTTCTAACCTTGATTTTCCCGTAACAGTATGGGATGTTGTCCTTATGGGGCGTCTGAGTCACAAAGGTCCATTGCAGCGATATAATGATGAAGATCGTAATGCAGCCCTTGAAGCTCTTAAAACAGTTGGTATGCTTGATTTTAAGGACAGGCAGATAGGCGAGCTCTCAGGTGGCCAGAAACAGAGGGTTTTCATTGCCCGCTCTCTTGTTACGAAACCGAAACTGTTAATACTGGATGAACCGTCCACTGGTATAGATTCCAGAATGCAGAAGGAATTCTATGAGCTCCTGAATAAACTGAAATCACAGATTGCCATTGTAATGGTGACTCATGATATCAGTGCGGTCTCAGTCTATGTGGATAAGATAGGCTGTCTGAACAGGAAGTTCCATTATCACGATGATAAGGAAATAAGTCCGCATGATCTGGAAGTGTCATATCAGTGTCCTGTAGAATTAATAGCACATGGTGTACCACACAGGGTACTGAAAGAGCACTGA
- a CDS encoding NifB/NifX family molybdenum-iron cluster-binding protein: MKICVTAKGSDLDASVDPHFGRCKNFLVVDSETMDFQSVGNDQGSASGGAGVQAAQQVIGNGINVLITGSVGPNAFSLLESENIEMKIVSGGSVKEAIEAYNSGSLESIDAPNSPGKSKR; the protein is encoded by the coding sequence ATGAAAATATGTGTTACAGCAAAAGGTTCTGATCTGGATGCCTCTGTTGATCCTCATTTTGGCAGATGCAAAAACTTTCTGGTAGTAGACTCTGAGACCATGGACTTCCAGTCCGTTGGAAATGATCAGGGTTCTGCTTCAGGAGGTGCAGGTGTCCAGGCAGCCCAGCAAGTTATCGGGAACGGAATAAACGTACTGATAACAGGTAGTGTAGGTCCGAATGCATTCTCATTGCTGGAGTCCGAGAACATTGAGATGAAGATAGTCTCCGGGGGTTCTGTGAAAGAAGCAATTGAAGCTTACAACTCAGGATCACTGGAGAGTATCGATGCGCCAAATTCCCCGGGAAAATCCAAAAGATAA
- a CDS encoding DUF134 domain-containing protein produces MTCRGRPKAPRRIECSPDVLYFKPRGVPLKELETVALAIEELEALRLADLEGLQQEEAAISMGISRRAFWQDLQNARRKVALALIEGKAIEITGKNLSDTE; encoded by the coding sequence ATGACTTGTAGAGGAAGACCCAAAGCTCCAAGAAGAATTGAGTGCTCTCCGGACGTATTGTATTTTAAACCACGCGGAGTGCCACTGAAAGAACTTGAAACCGTAGCCCTTGCCATTGAAGAGCTGGAGGCCCTGCGTCTTGCAGACCTTGAAGGATTGCAACAGGAAGAAGCAGCCATCAGCATGGGAATTTCAAGGAGGGCATTCTGGCAGGATCTTCAAAATGCAAGGAGAAAAGTGGCTTTGGCACTTATTGAAGGCAAGGCCATTGAAATTACCGGAAAAAATTTATCGGACACTGAATAA
- a CDS encoding undecaprenyl-diphosphate phosphatase, whose translation MLTVFEAIVLGIVQGLAEWLPISSEGMTTLVMLNFFDKTLADALPIAIWLHTGTLLSAVVFFRKDLKEIITEIPQYIKNRNLQEKKDSLITFLLITTAITGIIGLPLILFATGMNDFSGRLATAIIGGLLIFTGLLQMSASKNKIHREKAGIRDSIIVGTTQGFAALPGVSRSGITVSTLLLRNIEPAQALRLSFLMSIPAVLAADVGMGAMGLLDISANSLLALVFAFVSGILTIDLFIKAARKIDFSKFCIALGILSILAYFVG comes from the coding sequence ATGTTAACAGTTTTTGAGGCAATAGTACTTGGAATCGTTCAGGGATTAGCTGAATGGCTACCAATCAGCAGTGAAGGCATGACCACGCTTGTCATGTTGAATTTTTTTGACAAAACACTTGCAGATGCACTCCCCATTGCAATCTGGCTGCACACGGGAACATTACTTTCAGCTGTTGTGTTTTTCAGAAAAGATCTAAAGGAAATAATCACAGAAATTCCACAATATATCAAAAACAGGAATTTGCAGGAGAAAAAAGACAGCCTGATAACATTCTTACTAATAACAACTGCAATAACCGGGATAATCGGACTCCCACTTATTCTCTTTGCAACCGGGATGAATGATTTCTCCGGAAGACTTGCAACTGCAATTATCGGCGGATTGCTCATATTCACAGGCCTGCTTCAGATGTCTGCCTCAAAGAATAAAATTCACAGAGAAAAAGCGGGAATCAGGGATTCAATAATTGTTGGTACAACACAGGGATTTGCAGCCCTGCCTGGTGTCAGCAGATCAGGAATTACTGTGTCCACATTACTGCTGAGAAACATCGAACCTGCACAGGCATTGAGACTTAGCTTCCTGATGAGCATACCGGCAGTTCTGGCTGCAGATGTTGGAATGGGAGCAATGGGGCTGCTGGACATCAGTGCAAATTCATTGCTGGCACTTGTCTTTGCTTTTGTTTCAGGGATACTTACCATTGATCTGTTCATTAAGGCAGCCAGAAAGATAGATTTCTCTAAATTCTGCATAGCTCTTGGAATTCTCAGTATACTGGCATATTTTGTTGGATAA
- a CDS encoding ATP-binding protein, translated as MVKQLTVISGKGGTGKTTFTSSFAALAQNAVIADCDVDAADMHLILQPEIFETHDFYGLDVASVNRNLCTDCGICVSSCRFAAICSDKVIDVYKCEGCGVCEYVCPENAVSMIKKKAGEYYCSNTRFGPLVHAKLGVGEEASGKLVSEVRSRASELAEESGKDLIVVDGPPGTGCAVIAATTGTDLVLVVTEPTKSGVHDLERVVQVARHFRIPVVVCINKCDINDKLSVSIVEYCKNNGIPVMGMLPYDDVVIESMVAGKSVVEYSDGQISESIRLVWEKLEDLLMQDKAGLVQLL; from the coding sequence ATGGTGAAACAGTTAACTGTAATTAGTGGAAAAGGCGGGACAGGCAAGACCACTTTTACCTCATCTTTTGCTGCACTTGCACAAAATGCGGTTATTGCAGATTGTGATGTTGATGCTGCAGATATGCATTTGATATTGCAGCCAGAAATATTTGAAACCCATGATTTCTATGGTTTGGATGTAGCTTCCGTTAACAGGAATTTGTGTACTGATTGTGGGATTTGTGTTTCTTCCTGCAGGTTTGCTGCAATATGTTCTGACAAAGTGATTGATGTATACAAATGCGAAGGCTGTGGAGTTTGTGAGTATGTTTGTCCCGAAAATGCTGTCAGCATGATCAAAAAGAAGGCTGGTGAATATTACTGTTCCAATACTCGATTCGGCCCACTGGTGCATGCAAAGCTGGGTGTTGGTGAAGAAGCCAGCGGCAAACTGGTTTCAGAGGTTCGCAGTCGGGCTTCTGAGCTTGCAGAAGAAAGTGGAAAGGATCTGATTGTAGTTGATGGTCCGCCAGGGACTGGATGTGCGGTTATAGCTGCAACCACGGGAACTGATCTGGTGCTTGTAGTAACAGAACCTACAAAATCCGGTGTGCACGACCTTGAAAGAGTTGTGCAGGTTGCACGGCATTTCAGGATACCTGTTGTAGTCTGTATAAATAAATGCGATATTAACGATAAACTTTCAGTTTCTATTGTCGAATACTGTAAAAACAATGGTATTCCTGTTATGGGGATGCTTCCTTATGATGATGTTGTCATTGAATCTATGGTGGCAGGAAAATCTGTTGTTGAATATTCGGATGGTCAAATCTCCGAAAGCATCAGGCTGGTCTGGGAAAAACTTGAGGATCTTCTGATGCAGGATAAAGCAGGTTTGGTTCAATTATTATAA
- a CDS encoding metal-dependent transcriptional regulator: MQEITGLELSPKKVEYLKFLLKKGDLVKTTDISTELNVDPSTSTKTINDLSGSGYVDHIPYRGVRLTEMGREFAEFFVNRHNILSLMLSHYGLSSDDACSEVSRFEAFVSKDAIDTICGAMGHPTVSVCGKIKHSSCNLH, translated from the coding sequence ATGCAGGAAATTACAGGTTTGGAGCTATCTCCTAAAAAAGTGGAATATCTAAAATTCCTTCTAAAAAAAGGTGATCTTGTAAAGACTACGGATATTTCTACAGAATTGAATGTCGATCCTTCAACTTCTACAAAGACAATAAATGATCTCTCAGGGTCCGGTTATGTAGATCATATTCCTTATCGTGGTGTGCGTCTTACTGAAATGGGAAGGGAATTTGCAGAATTTTTCGTAAACAGGCATAATATCCTGAGTCTTATGCTGAGTCATTATGGTCTTTCTTCAGATGATGCCTGCAGCGAAGTATCCCGTTTTGAAGCATTTGTTTCAAAGGATGCTATCGATACTATTTGTGGTGCAATGGGTCATCCTACTGTAAGTGTTTGTGGTAAAATCAAACATTCTTCGTGCAATTTGCATTAA